GGAGCGCTGCGGTGGCCAGGATGGCTACGGTCCCCACGCCGCCCGACAGCCGCACCCTGCTGGTCGCACCGCTGTTTCATGTTGCCGGATTGGGACGTTTGATCGGACAGTTTGTCGCGGGCGCATCGGTGGCGGTCCAGCGCGGCTTCCAGCCCCGAGCGGTACTGCAGGCCCTGCAGGACGACGGCGTAACCGAAGTACTGCTGGTGCCCAGCATGATCCAGATGCTGCTGGACGAACCCGGGTTCGCGCAGTACAGGCTGGACGGCGTGAGGCGTGTGATCTGGGGCGCCTCGCCGATTTCCCGGGCTTTGCTCGACCGGGCGCTGGCGGCCTTTCCGCAAGCGGAGTTCGTCCATGCCTACGGCATGACCGAAACCGCCGCCACGGTCGCCATCAATGCAGACGTGCGCCAGGGCGGCGCGCGCACCGAATCGGCGGGACCGCCTGCGGTAGGCGTGGAGACGCGGATTCTCGCGCCCGACGGCAGCGAGGCGGCGCCCGGCGCGGTCGGCGAGTTGTTGGTGCGCGGACCCATGGTGATGCAGGGTTACTGGAACCGGCCCGAAGAAACGCGCCGTGCATTCGACCGGGGCTGGCTGCTGACAGGCGACGCGGCCCGCCAGGACGAGGACGGATACCTGTATATCGTTGACCGCCTCAAGGACATGATCGTCAGCGGTGGCGAAAACGTTTACGGCGCTGAAGTGGAAGGCGTGTTGGCCCGCCACGCGCTAGTGGCGCGCTGCGCGGTCATCGGCGTGACGCATGCGCGGTGGGGCGAGGCGGTGCACGCGGTAATCGTGTCGCGTCCGGGCATGGCCGCCGACGCCGATGCTCTGGACAGGCATTGCCGCCTGCAGCTTGCCGCCTACAAGTGCCCCAAGACCTACGAGTTCCTCAGCGAATTGCCCATGTCCGCCGCCGGCAAGGTGCTGAAGTCCGTGCTGAGGCAAGACCATGAATCCAGGCGCGCGGCTGTCGCCGCGCCCGCTCATCAGGAGAGTCAGACATGAATCGGAAAGTATGGGTGGCAGGAGTCGGCATGATTCCCTTCAGCAAGCCCGGCGCCAGCGAGGCATATACCGTGATGGGCGCCAGCGCCGTGCGCCAGGCTCTGCGGGACGCCGGACTGCAATACGACGCGGTCCAGCAGGCCTACGCGGGCTATGTCTACGGCGATTCGACCGCTGGCCAGGCGGTGGTCTACGGCGTGGGGCTCAGCGGCATTCCGGTTTTCAACGTCAACAACAATTGCGCAAGCGGTTCGTCGGCCCTGTTCCTGGCGCGGCAGGCGGTGGAAAGCGGGGCCGTGGAGTGCGCGCTGGCGGTGGGCTTCGAACAGATGGTGCCTGGCGCGCTGAAAGGCGTGTACGAAGACCGCCCGTCGCCTCTGCAGGATTTCGTCTCGGCGATGAGCGAAATGC
The sequence above is drawn from the Achromobacter xylosoxidans genome and encodes:
- a CDS encoding class I adenylate-forming enzyme family protein produces the protein MYLTQGLHRAGRLHPGKIALCEDVRRWTYAALIDWTARKAAVLRGHGVLQGDRVAFWGANGADYVSWILACWWLGAAVLPLNTRWSSPELAQALADCSPRLLLVDETMAPRMADVDIPASTAPLSADVLEAHAAAAAPLEDIRAGGDALAAILFTGGTTGAPKGAMLTHANLWSAAVARMATVPTPPDSRTLLVAPLFHVAGLGRLIGQFVAGASVAVQRGFQPRAVLQALQDDGVTEVLLVPSMIQMLLDEPGFAQYRLDGVRRVIWGASPISRALLDRALAAFPQAEFVHAYGMTETAATVAINADVRQGGARTESAGPPAVGVETRILAPDGSEAAPGAVGELLVRGPMVMQGYWNRPEETRRAFDRGWLLTGDAARQDEDGYLYIVDRLKDMIVSGGENVYGAEVEGVLARHALVARCAVIGVTHARWGEAVHAVIVSRPGMAADADALDRHCRLQLAAYKCPKTYEFLSELPMSAAGKVLKSVLRQDHESRRAAVAAPAHQESQT